From Silurus meridionalis isolate SWU-2019-XX chromosome 14, ASM1480568v1, whole genome shotgun sequence, a single genomic window includes:
- the LOC124396695 gene encoding uncharacterized protein LOC124396695, with amino-acid sequence MSALVEEAIRLYRAEERKLTETIWLYKELLRSMKTRVKVSSEAETPDSIKDQGIPLKDRQELELLEQVLKKALKIRSSSAVILNYQENPCSSGSVDKAPAVKGRDKRNCQKSSLLSSELKGSHQHEGQLKSTAGCGNDATCQVPVKTGPSSRLTVRGKHSGKKPVSTQKTTTGSVQTRSCQVTSCSRGSDRGMLSVGSSSLEERTSQTNQESEMQSKALAPKEQWLPSPSLPLWQTQQAKKNKLWNKSLSRHSKPAPERDQFRKRLISTFPNEWSSVQIAAMEEELDVLTQLGLDLTHCYNADLQIHQLGWSPELSTEREYESLLMLTGLEKMMVQIIKEADRLKKDWERKMAWWYGALCPLHSRVEWHSSERPCIPPLLAYSSKGELEELQSLRLYVSQLKLEIHAHQAMCDTLINQISCESPSSNRPSATALRGVYSLLGEGGAQFPSLVLDNDSA; translated from the exons ATGTCTGCACTCGTGGAGGAAGCGATCAGACTGTACAGGGCAGAGGAGCGCAAACTCACGGAAACTATCTGGCTATATAAAGAGCTCTTACGCTCCAT GAAAACACGTGTGAAAGTCAGCAGTGAAGCAGAAACACCGGACAGCATCAAAGATCAGG GCATTCCTCTGAAAGACAGACAAGAGCTTGAGCTCCTAGAACAAGTTCTGAAAAAGGCTTTGAAAATCCGCAGCAGCTCTGCAGTTATCTTGAATTACCAAGAAAACCCATGTTCTAGTGGGAGCGTAGACAAAGCTCCTGCTGTTAAAGGCCGTGATAAAAGAAACTGCCAGAAATCTTCATTGCTGTCTTCTGAGTTGAAAGGAAGCCATCAGCATGAAGGACAATTAAAAAGCACTGCTGGCTGTGGAAATGATGCTACATGTCAGGTTCCGGTAAAGACAGGGCCATCTTCTCGGCTCACCGTCAGAGGGAAGCATTCAGGTAAGAAACCGGTTTCCACACAAAAAACTACAACAGGCAGTGTCCAAACAAGGTCCTGTCAGGTGACCAGTTGTTCCAGAGGATCAGACAGAGGAATGCTTAGTGTCGGCTCATCATCTTTAGAAGAGAGGACATCTCAAACCAATCAGGAGTCAGAAATGCAAAGTAAAGCTTTGGCTCCCAAAGAACAATG GCTACCCTCTCCATCCTTACCATTATGGCAGACACAACAGGCCAAAAAGAACAA ACTGTGGAATAAATCTTTGAGCAGACATTCTAAACCTGCACCAGAGAGAGATCAATTTAGGAAGAGACTTATTAGTACT TTTCCCAATGAGTGGTCTTCTGTTCAAATAGCTGCCATGGAAGAAGAGCTTGATGTCCTTACACAGTTAGGGCTCGACCTGACTCACTGCTATAATGCTGATCTTCAAATCCACCAACTGGGATGGAGTCCAG aactATCAACAGAGAGGGAATATGAATCTCTGCTAATGCTGACAGGACTGGAAAAAATGATGGTGCAGATCATTAAGGAAGCTGATCGTCTCAAAAAAG ATTGGGAGAGGAAGATGGCATGGTGGTACGGGGCTTTGTGTCCATTGCACAGCAGGGTTGAGTGGCACAGCTCAGAGCGACCCTGCATTCCCCCTTTACTGGCTTATAGCAGTAAAGGCGAGTTAGAAGAGCTGCAGAGTCTGAGGCTGTATGTATCTCAGCTGAAGCTGGAGATCCATGCCCACCAG GCCATGTGTGATACACTCATCAATCAAATCTCCTGCGAGTCCCCATCATCTAATCGACCCAGTGCTACTGCTCTACGTGGTGTTTATTCGCTCCTGGGAGAGGGAGGTGCTCAGTTTCCAAGTTTGGTCTTGGACAATGATTCCGcttaa